One Vibrio tapetis subsp. tapetis DNA segment encodes these proteins:
- the modA gene encoding molybdate ABC transporter substrate-binding protein has translation MRSRSSIQLSRLQFTCLGLILSLVSFSSAAQVRVLAASSMTNVLSDIAIEFEQTHGIEVQLVFAGSSSLARQIEQGAPADLYISANTKWADYLVSQGLIDKTAINVLARNKLVVIAPNTENTTKFSYEVDEMLHPSWWENKLNGGRLAIGNPNAVPAGMYAKQALKHQGIWDFVKNSLAPTNNVRIALTLVARQEAPLGIVYATDAKISDSVMVLGEFPSGSYDDIEYPLVQLNDKAETRSLVEFLLSSRSKGMIVEHGFVPVN, from the coding sequence ATGCGTAGCCGATCCTCTATTCAATTGAGCAGACTTCAATTTACCTGTCTTGGCTTGATACTTTCACTCGTGTCTTTTTCTAGTGCCGCTCAAGTTAGGGTACTTGCGGCGTCTTCAATGACGAATGTCCTGTCCGATATTGCCATTGAGTTCGAGCAAACCCATGGTATCGAAGTACAATTGGTTTTTGCTGGATCGTCATCCCTAGCGAGACAAATCGAACAAGGCGCACCGGCTGATTTGTACATATCGGCAAATACAAAATGGGCTGACTACCTCGTTAGCCAAGGTCTCATTGACAAAACAGCGATAAACGTTTTAGCGCGTAATAAATTGGTTGTAATTGCACCAAATACAGAAAACACAACCAAGTTTTCTTATGAGGTGGATGAGATGCTGCATCCGTCGTGGTGGGAGAATAAGCTAAATGGTGGTCGCCTTGCGATCGGTAATCCCAATGCCGTACCCGCTGGAATGTATGCAAAGCAAGCTCTAAAACACCAAGGCATATGGGACTTTGTAAAGAACAGCTTAGCGCCGACAAATAATGTGCGCATTGCACTCACGTTAGTCGCAAGACAAGAAGCACCTTTGGGTATCGTGTACGCAACGGACGCAAAAATAAGTGACAGTGTCATGGTGCTGGGTGAGTTTCCGTCAGGGTCGTATGATGATATCGAGTATCCGTTGGTACAGCTGAATGATAAAGCTGAAACGCGATCCTTAGTGGAATTTCTGTTGTCTTCTCGCAGCAAAGGCATGATCGTTGAACATGGGTTTGTACCCGTAAATTGA
- a CDS encoding cobyric acid synthase: MYTPFEALMVQGTTSDAGKSVLVAGLCRVLARKGIKVAPFKPQNMALNSAVTSDGGEIGRAQAVQAQACNVEPTVHMNPILLKPNSDTGAQVIIQGRALSNMEATSYHDYKKVAMDSVMDSFGRLKSNFQSVMIEGAGSPAEINLRAHDIANMGFAEKADVPVIIVADIDRGGVFAHLVGTLDLLSPTEQARVKGFVINRFRGDIKLLESGLDWLEERTGKPVIGVIPFLHGLNLEAEDAITADQIKNDDALFKIKVPVVTRISNHTDFDPLRLNPSIDFEYVRKGELLQGADLIILPGTKSVRADLAFLREQGWDKDIQRHLRFGGKVMGICGGYQMLGTIINDPEGIEGPAGSSDGLGCLALNTTLQSDKQLKQVAGQLTLNQKTVSVQGYEIHAGVTTVDERQPISLGEEKTKDGAISDCNQIFGTYLHGVFELPSATELIMEWAGVSKLEKVDFEQMKEDGIDRIADALEESLDLNKLWPELYA; encoded by the coding sequence ATGTATACTCCATTTGAAGCACTGATGGTGCAAGGAACGACGTCGGATGCCGGGAAAAGTGTCTTAGTGGCAGGATTGTGCCGAGTGTTGGCCAGAAAAGGGATAAAGGTTGCCCCTTTTAAGCCTCAGAATATGGCATTGAATAGTGCGGTAACATCAGATGGTGGAGAAATAGGGCGTGCTCAAGCCGTTCAAGCCCAAGCGTGTAATGTGGAACCCACAGTTCATATGAATCCTATACTGCTAAAGCCAAATTCAGACACGGGCGCTCAGGTTATTATTCAGGGCAGAGCGTTAAGTAATATGGAAGCGACGAGCTACCATGATTATAAAAAAGTCGCGATGGATAGTGTGATGGATTCATTTGGTCGCCTTAAATCCAATTTCCAGTCTGTTATGATTGAAGGGGCAGGCAGCCCGGCTGAAATTAATTTAAGAGCGCATGATATTGCGAACATGGGCTTTGCAGAAAAAGCGGACGTTCCAGTCATTATTGTGGCCGATATTGATCGGGGTGGTGTTTTCGCTCATTTGGTTGGTACGCTCGATCTTTTGTCACCAACGGAACAGGCCAGGGTTAAAGGCTTCGTCATTAACCGTTTTCGAGGTGATATCAAACTACTAGAATCAGGGCTTGATTGGTTAGAAGAAAGAACAGGTAAGCCCGTAATTGGTGTGATTCCATTCCTACATGGCCTTAATTTAGAAGCAGAAGATGCCATAACCGCAGATCAAATTAAAAATGATGACGCTTTATTTAAAATCAAAGTCCCCGTGGTTACGCGTATTAGTAATCATACGGATTTTGACCCTTTAAGACTTAACCCGTCGATAGATTTTGAATATGTACGTAAAGGCGAGTTGCTTCAGGGCGCAGATCTCATCATTCTTCCTGGAACTAAATCCGTTCGCGCCGATTTGGCGTTTTTACGTGAGCAAGGTTGGGATAAAGACATCCAACGTCATTTACGTTTTGGCGGTAAAGTTATGGGGATCTGTGGTGGATATCAAATGCTGGGGACGATCATTAATGATCCTGAGGGTATTGAAGGCCCTGCGGGCTCCAGTGATGGTCTTGGGTGTTTGGCTCTTAATACGACGTTGCAGTCTGATAAGCAATTAAAGCAAGTGGCTGGCCAGTTGACGCTGAATCAGAAGACGGTATCTGTACAGGGCTACGAAATCCATGCTGGTGTGACAACGGTCGATGAGCGACAACCAATATCTCTTGGTGAAGAGAAGACCAAAGATGGTGCCATCAGTGATTGCAATCAGATCTTCGGTACATACTTACACGGTGTGTTTGAACTCCCGAGCGCCACGGAATTGATCATGGAATGGGCGGGGGTTAGCAAGCTAGAAAAAGTAGACTTTGAACAAATGAAAGAAGACGGAATTGATAGAATTGCTGACGCGCTTGAAGAATCGTTAGACCTAAACAAACTGTGGCCGGAACTCTATGCGTAG
- a CDS encoding YgiW/YdeI family stress tolerance OB fold protein, translating to MKTLCYSIAAALIIAPTFALAKDDHHQKGNFHYTGPVETTSVSALLKDTSMFTEQEVVIDGHIVRQISKDTFVFSDGEAEIQVELDDDINLTEPLTAESKVRLFGEYEGGNTPEIEVDHISIL from the coding sequence ATGAAAACACTTTGCTACTCAATCGCTGCTGCACTTATCATCGCCCCTACTTTCGCGCTAGCGAAAGATGACCACCATCAAAAGGGTAATTTCCACTACACGGGCCCAGTTGAAACAACCTCGGTTAGCGCACTTTTAAAAGACACAAGCATGTTCACCGAGCAAGAAGTGGTCATCGATGGCCACATCGTACGCCAAATCAGTAAAGATACTTTCGTCTTTAGCGATGGTGAAGCAGAAATACAAGTTGAGTTAGATGACGACATAAACTTGACTGAACCACTCACGGCCGAGTCAAAAGTTCGACTATTTGGCGAATATGAAGGGGGAAACACTCCGGAAATTGAAGTTGATCACATATCAATATTGTAA
- a CDS encoding ATP-dependent zinc protease has product MTPKQKLLVALMAGSLVACANTNTTTTDNKKPESQVEVAEPEVAPESKVEVDEPEVKPTPEVEKPKPVVKPKPALLTTADGKLILGEREWVYFPGLDKSFKSRVDTGATTSSISAVDLEAFERDGKDWVKFKIGHDDTLSEVLEVPVERWVRIKQASSEEFDRRPVVLGWVQIGELKEKTPFTLTDRSHLDHPVLLGRSFFNDVAVVDVSKEYVQPKVK; this is encoded by the coding sequence ATGACACCAAAACAAAAACTGTTAGTGGCGTTGATGGCAGGAAGCCTAGTCGCATGTGCTAATACAAATACCACGACGACAGATAACAAAAAACCAGAATCGCAAGTAGAAGTGGCTGAGCCCGAAGTGGCACCTGAATCAAAAGTAGAAGTGGATGAGCCGGAAGTAAAACCCACTCCCGAAGTAGAAAAACCTAAACCAGTCGTTAAACCAAAACCCGCTTTATTAACGACTGCCGATGGCAAACTAATTTTAGGTGAACGCGAGTGGGTCTATTTCCCTGGCTTAGATAAGAGCTTTAAATCGCGAGTTGATACTGGAGCAACCACCTCATCGATTAGCGCGGTCGATTTAGAAGCCTTTGAACGCGATGGCAAAGATTGGGTCAAATTTAAAATTGGCCATGACGATACGTTAAGTGAGGTGCTTGAAGTTCCTGTCGAGCGCTGGGTACGTATTAAGCAAGCAAGCAGCGAAGAGTTTGATCGCCGTCCGGTGGTATTAGGTTGGGTTCAAATTGGTGAACTGAAGGAAAAAACACCATTTACGTTAACGGATCGCTCACATTTGGATCATCCGGTACTGCTAGGCAGAAGTTTCTTCAACGACGTTGCAGTTGTCGATGTGTCAAAAGAATACGTACAACCAAAAGTGAAATAG
- a CDS encoding aromatic amino acid transaminase — translation MLSHLPAPQQDPILSLSVAYRNDPRNEKVDLGIGVYRNNQGETPIMEAVALANQRVIQTQKTKAYVGLAGCEEFNQSMVDLLLSGTSAMSRVAAIQTPGASGALRMLGDLMNVAQPGTTVWLSNPSYVNHRPVMEAAGLKVRHYRYFSPETKQVDLQGMLEDISTAGPKDVVLLHGCCHNPTGADIDFATWKTVTELSLKQGFIPFVDIAYQGFGDGLEQDAQGLRHMANSVEEMLITTSCSKNFGLYRERTGAAIVIGKNNQEATNAKGKLLQLARATYTMPPDHGAALVKTVLQSDELTSIWKQELSQMQQRLVTLRSHLCQEFNNTHNNQYFDFIKSHKGMFTVLGFSSDQMTRLREEYGIYGVGDGRINIAGLSEKDIPYVANAIHTVAQ, via the coding sequence ATGCTTTCTCATCTTCCTGCACCACAGCAAGATCCAATCTTGTCCTTGTCTGTGGCATATCGCAATGATCCACGTAACGAAAAAGTGGATCTTGGCATTGGCGTATACCGTAATAACCAAGGTGAAACACCGATAATGGAAGCGGTGGCGCTGGCCAATCAACGAGTTATTCAGACTCAAAAAACCAAAGCTTATGTTGGCCTAGCCGGTTGCGAAGAGTTCAATCAGTCTATGGTTGATCTTCTACTTTCAGGCACCTCTGCCATGTCTCGCGTGGCGGCGATACAAACACCAGGAGCCAGTGGGGCGCTGCGTATGTTAGGGGATCTAATGAACGTCGCGCAGCCCGGTACCACGGTTTGGTTAAGTAACCCAAGTTATGTAAACCATCGCCCTGTAATGGAGGCGGCGGGACTCAAAGTTCGTCATTATCGCTATTTTAGCCCTGAGACCAAACAAGTCGATCTTCAAGGCATGTTGGAGGATATCTCTACGGCAGGGCCGAAAGATGTGGTCTTGCTTCATGGTTGCTGCCATAACCCTACGGGTGCTGATATTGACTTTGCCACTTGGAAGACGGTTACTGAGCTTTCGTTAAAGCAGGGCTTTATTCCATTTGTTGATATCGCGTATCAAGGTTTTGGCGATGGTTTAGAACAAGACGCTCAAGGCTTACGTCACATGGCTAACAGCGTTGAAGAGATGCTGATTACAACCTCTTGTTCCAAAAACTTTGGTTTGTATCGTGAGCGCACTGGTGCAGCCATCGTGATTGGAAAAAATAACCAAGAAGCGACAAACGCGAAAGGCAAATTGTTGCAGTTAGCGAGAGCGACATACACTATGCCGCCCGATCACGGTGCAGCGTTGGTTAAAACGGTACTGCAAAGTGATGAGTTAACGTCTATTTGGAAGCAGGAGTTGTCTCAAATGCAACAGCGCCTTGTTACTCTACGTAGTCATCTTTGCCAAGAGTTTAATAATACTCACAATAATCAATATTTTGATTTCATCAAATCCCATAAGGGTATGTTTACTGTGCTAGGCTTTAGCAGTGACCAAATGACAAGATTACGCGAGGAATACGGCATTTATGGCGTAGGTGATGGCCGAATTAACATCGCAGGTTTGTCTGAAAAGGACATTCCATACGTGGCAAATGCAATTCATACCGTAGCCCAATAA
- the nrdG gene encoding anaerobic ribonucleoside-triphosphate reductase-activating protein, protein MNYLTYHPIDVVNGPGTRSTLFVSGCVHQCRGCYNKASWSVCSGHEFTQQLEDQIIADLNDTRIPKRGLSLSGGDPLHPDNVTGILKLVKRVRRECVGKDIWLWTGYLLSELDQVQKQIVDLIDTLVDGKFERDLADPSLDWRGSSNQVIHTFKL, encoded by the coding sequence ATGAATTATCTTACATATCATCCTATTGATGTTGTTAACGGGCCGGGAACACGCAGCACGCTGTTTGTTTCGGGCTGCGTTCACCAATGCCGAGGATGCTATAATAAAGCGTCATGGTCTGTTTGTTCAGGCCATGAGTTTACACAACAGTTAGAAGATCAAATCATCGCCGATCTCAACGATACTCGAATCCCCAAACGTGGTTTATCGCTTTCTGGTGGCGATCCTTTGCATCCAGATAATGTCACTGGCATCTTGAAATTGGTAAAGCGTGTTCGCCGAGAGTGCGTAGGTAAAGACATCTGGCTATGGACTGGGTATCTACTTTCTGAGTTAGATCAAGTACAGAAACAAATCGTTGACCTTATCGATACGCTGGTGGATGGAAAATTTGAACGTGATCTCGCAGACCCTAGCCTAGACTGGCGAGGAAGCTCGAATCAAGTAATCCACACGTTTAAGCTCTAA
- the nrdD gene encoding anaerobic ribonucleoside-triphosphate reductase — MVNTVVIKRDGSQAPFERARIVAAVESAAEHVDSTVAEYAAQVAIAVQDKVRDCKQVDIQEIQTMVENELMQGDYKALARSYIEYRHDRDMAREKKSALNQEIQGLIEQSNADLLNENANKDGKVIPTQRDLLAGIVAKHYAKTHILPRDIVQAHDNGDIHYHDLDYAPFFPMFNCMLIDLKGMLTHGFKMGNAEIDTPKSISTATAVTAQIIAQVASHIYGGTTINRIDEVLEPYVLTSYEKHLKVAREWDIHDPEAFAMSRTEKECYDAFQSLEYEVNTLHTANGQTPFVTFGFGLGTSWGSRLIQQSILKNRIAGLGKNRKTAVFPKLVFAIKDGLNHRKSDPSYDIKQLALECASKRMYPDILNYDKVVEITGSFKTPMGCRSFLGTYEENGELIHEGRNNLGVVSLNLPRIAIQAKGDEKAFYALLDEKLIIARRALETRISRLENVKARVAPILYMEGACGVRLNAEDSVAEIFKNGRASISLGYIGIHEMVTALYGKEKHVYDDGALRQKGLDIVTYLKKNIDAWTEETGYGFSLYGTPSENLCSRFCRVDAKEFGVIEGVTDKGYYTNSFHLDVQKKVNPYDKIDFEKPYPEISTGGFICYGEFPNMQRNIEALENVWDYSYAHVPYYGTNTPIDECYECGYNGEFECTSKGFTCPKCGNHDSTKVSVTRRVCGYLGSPDARPFNFGKQEEVIRRVKHL; from the coding sequence ATGGTCAATACTGTTGTAATCAAAAGGGATGGTTCTCAAGCTCCGTTCGAAAGAGCGCGTATTGTTGCCGCTGTAGAAAGCGCTGCGGAACACGTAGATAGTACGGTAGCCGAATACGCGGCTCAGGTTGCTATTGCGGTTCAGGACAAGGTTCGTGATTGCAAGCAAGTCGACATTCAAGAAATCCAAACCATGGTAGAAAATGAACTGATGCAAGGTGACTACAAAGCACTTGCTCGTTCGTATATTGAGTACCGTCATGACCGCGATATGGCTCGCGAGAAGAAAAGCGCACTAAACCAAGAAATTCAAGGCTTGATTGAACAAAGTAATGCCGATCTACTTAACGAAAACGCGAATAAAGACGGAAAGGTAATCCCTACTCAACGAGATCTACTCGCAGGGATCGTGGCTAAACATTATGCAAAAACTCACATTTTGCCACGTGACATTGTTCAAGCTCATGATAACGGCGATATTCACTATCATGATCTCGACTACGCACCGTTCTTTCCAATGTTTAACTGTATGCTTATCGACCTAAAAGGCATGCTGACTCATGGGTTTAAAATGGGTAATGCAGAAATTGATACGCCTAAGTCAATTTCTACGGCGACCGCCGTTACGGCGCAGATCATCGCGCAAGTTGCCAGCCATATATACGGTGGTACTACCATCAACCGTATTGATGAAGTGTTAGAGCCTTACGTTTTAACCAGTTACGAAAAGCATCTTAAAGTGGCGCGTGAGTGGGATATTCACGATCCTGAAGCGTTTGCTATGTCTCGTACAGAGAAAGAATGCTACGACGCATTCCAATCCCTAGAGTATGAGGTAAATACCCTTCATACCGCGAATGGTCAAACACCATTTGTCACGTTTGGTTTTGGATTAGGGACCAGTTGGGGCTCGCGTCTTATTCAACAATCTATTTTGAAAAACCGTATCGCAGGTTTGGGGAAAAATCGTAAAACGGCGGTTTTCCCTAAATTGGTGTTCGCTATTAAAGATGGCCTAAATCATCGTAAAAGTGATCCTAGCTACGACATTAAGCAGTTAGCGTTAGAGTGTGCGTCTAAGCGTATGTATCCTGACATCTTGAACTATGACAAGGTTGTAGAGATTACAGGTTCATTTAAAACTCCAATGGGCTGTCGTAGTTTCCTGGGTACTTACGAAGAAAATGGTGAGCTAATTCATGAAGGTCGTAACAACCTCGGTGTCGTGAGTTTGAACTTACCGCGTATTGCGATTCAAGCGAAAGGCGATGAGAAGGCGTTTTATGCACTGCTCGATGAAAAACTGATCATTGCTCGTCGTGCGCTAGAAACCAGAATTTCTCGCCTAGAAAACGTTAAAGCTCGTGTCGCGCCGATTCTTTATATGGAAGGTGCGTGTGGTGTTCGTTTGAACGCTGAAGACTCGGTCGCGGAAATTTTTAAAAACGGTCGAGCATCAATTTCATTGGGTTACATTGGTATTCACGAAATGGTTACCGCGCTTTATGGCAAAGAGAAACACGTATACGACGACGGAGCTTTGCGCCAAAAAGGGTTAGACATAGTTACGTATCTTAAGAAGAACATTGATGCATGGACTGAAGAAACGGGCTACGGCTTCAGTTTATATGGCACACCAAGCGAAAACTTGTGCAGCCGCTTCTGCCGTGTTGATGCAAAAGAATTTGGTGTGATTGAAGGTGTGACCGACAAAGGTTACTACACAAACAGTTTCCATCTTGATGTACAAAAGAAAGTGAACCCATACGATAAAATTGATTTCGAAAAACCGTATCCTGAAATTTCAACCGGTGGCTTCATTTGCTACGGTGAGTTTCCAAACATGCAGCGCAACATCGAAGCGTTAGAAAATGTGTGGGATTACAGCTACGCTCACGTTCCTTATTACGGAACGAATACGCCAATAGATGAATGCTACGAGTGTGGTTATAACGGTGAATTCGAGTGTACAAGCAAAGGTTTTACTTGTCCGAAATGTGGTAACCATGACTCAACGAAAGTTTCAGTAACTCGACGAGTTTGTGGCTACTTAGGCAGCCCCGACGCGCGCCCATTTAACTTTGGTAAACAAGAAGAAGTGATTCGTCGAGTGAAACACCTTTAA
- a CDS encoding endonuclease/exonuclease/phosphatase family protein — MRLLLLIILATMSTPLIASPLTFTTWNIEWLSTQPNSKFKASIRSEQDYQLLAHYFEQISPNILAFQEVNDIAALEKIMGDEHYNIIFSERAINPKRQFDGINQFTGFAIDKRLTFKNQTDLDLLPSSTSKLRLATYVIVQTENDKPLHLLSLHLKAGCNGAKKNSHACTIINKQAKNLNAWLNERVSKDESFIIGGDFNHDLSYPNDWLWQVLSKGVSDNIKLVTDTTKANCVVKSKRSRTQTHQYRHLIDHIIVSADLKPRDTMQTVYSKQHVLTGQLSDHCPISARIH, encoded by the coding sequence ATGCGCCTACTACTTCTGATAATACTTGCCACGATGTCGACGCCCCTTATCGCGTCTCCGCTCACGTTTACTACATGGAACATTGAGTGGTTATCCACACAGCCAAACTCGAAGTTCAAAGCGAGCATAAGAAGCGAACAAGATTATCAATTATTGGCACATTATTTCGAACAAATATCACCGAATATATTGGCATTTCAAGAAGTGAATGATATTGCGGCGCTAGAAAAAATAATGGGTGACGAACACTACAATATCATTTTTTCAGAGCGCGCTATCAACCCCAAAAGACAGTTCGATGGGATTAATCAATTTACCGGTTTCGCGATTGATAAACGGCTTACCTTTAAGAATCAAACAGATTTAGATCTACTGCCATCTTCAACCAGTAAGCTTCGTTTAGCGACTTACGTTATTGTACAAACCGAAAACGATAAACCCTTGCACCTACTCTCTCTTCATTTGAAAGCAGGATGCAATGGTGCTAAGAAAAATTCTCACGCATGTACCATCATTAACAAACAAGCTAAAAACCTAAACGCTTGGCTTAATGAAAGAGTCTCCAAGGATGAGTCATTTATTATAGGCGGTGATTTTAATCATGACTTGTCTTATCCGAATGATTGGCTTTGGCAAGTGCTCTCTAAAGGAGTGAGCGATAACATAAAACTGGTGACTGACACAACAAAGGCCAACTGCGTTGTTAAATCAAAAAGGAGTCGCACTCAAACTCATCAGTATCGCCATCTTATCGACCATATCATTGTTAGTGCCGACCTTAAACCACGCGATACGATGCAAACGGTTTACAGCAAACAGCACGTGCTAACAGGACAACTCAGTGATCATTGTCCTATCAGCGCGCGTATTCATTAA
- a CDS encoding FAD-dependent oxidoreductase, with product MTTVSDQIKPIEIAVVGGGISGATAALTLAEMGLNVTVFERNTSLVSGPPICHLHAGGNLYREISEQQCLTLLRQSIDTVKLFKHTLNIRPTVIAVPKSDPGEADAIIPRLKVVKASYQTLVDQDDSNEVLGDPSNYYRLYTKEQLLALQKKIQPANPESFDDWMIPFSQHANLEKLKYPVVAVQEYGWSVFRLSASANLALEQLSNCQLHLNTAVNEIEKIGAEWRIKFSQANGQQAESHFDYLINACGFETGVVDDWAQAPRQRLVEFKAAYVTQWAECNQEWPEVIFHGPRGTPQGMAQLTPYPNGTFQLHGMTEDITLFRDGLVSSSTHSSQPELPSLLHRKVKQGWTTAEFELRTNNAIEHMAQFIPDFAQALGEGKPLFGAQQIPGDNVTLRAADVSFSGESYARMEVVKGSSALDASNKIVDHMVNNGLIIKQDVLPMEYKITLSLAAKQVEKKAEDLARLRGYPVALAQIPKTN from the coding sequence ATGACTACGGTAAGTGATCAAATAAAACCAATAGAAATCGCGGTTGTTGGCGGTGGTATTTCTGGCGCAACAGCCGCACTTACATTGGCCGAGATGGGCCTTAATGTAACGGTATTCGAACGAAACACGAGTTTGGTGAGTGGCCCGCCAATTTGCCATTTGCATGCGGGCGGTAATTTGTATCGCGAGATCTCTGAACAACAGTGTCTTACATTACTGCGACAATCGATAGATACGGTAAAGCTGTTTAAGCACACGCTGAACATTCGACCGACGGTTATAGCGGTACCTAAAAGTGATCCTGGTGAAGCCGACGCAATAATACCTCGCTTAAAAGTGGTTAAGGCGTCTTATCAAACTTTGGTCGATCAGGATGACAGTAATGAAGTTCTTGGGGATCCGAGCAATTATTATCGCCTATACACTAAAGAGCAATTGTTAGCGCTGCAGAAAAAGATACAACCGGCTAACCCCGAGTCTTTTGATGACTGGATGATCCCTTTTTCTCAACATGCCAACCTTGAGAAGCTTAAGTATCCGGTTGTGGCGGTACAGGAATATGGATGGAGTGTTTTTAGGTTGTCGGCCAGTGCGAACCTTGCACTTGAGCAACTCAGTAATTGTCAACTTCACCTCAACACGGCCGTCAATGAGATTGAAAAAATCGGCGCCGAGTGGCGCATTAAGTTTTCTCAAGCGAATGGGCAGCAAGCTGAAAGCCACTTCGACTACTTGATCAACGCGTGTGGCTTTGAAACGGGTGTGGTTGACGATTGGGCTCAAGCTCCGAGACAGCGGCTGGTGGAGTTTAAAGCGGCGTACGTAACGCAATGGGCTGAGTGCAATCAAGAGTGGCCTGAAGTCATTTTCCATGGTCCTAGAGGGACACCTCAAGGGATGGCGCAACTCACACCTTACCCAAACGGTACCTTTCAATTACATGGTATGACGGAAGATATTACTTTGTTCCGTGATGGTTTGGTCTCCTCTTCGACTCACAGTTCTCAACCCGAGCTTCCGAGTCTTCTCCATAGGAAGGTTAAGCAGGGATGGACAACGGCTGAGTTTGAATTAAGAACCAACAACGCGATAGAGCACATGGCACAGTTCATTCCTGACTTTGCACAAGCACTTGGTGAAGGCAAGCCCTTATTTGGTGCCCAGCAGATACCAGGTGACAATGTCACGCTAAGGGCGGCAGATGTTTCGTTTTCTGGTGAGAGCTATGCGAGGATGGAAGTGGTGAAAGGCTCTTCAGCGTTGGATGCCTCGAACAAAATTGTTGACCATATGGTAAACAATGGATTGATTATCAAGCAAGACGTGTTGCCAATGGAATACAAAATAACGCTTAGCTTGGCTGCGAAACAAGTTGAGAAAAAAGCAGAGGACTTAGCTCGGCTTAGAGGTTATCCCGTAGCACTTGCCCAGATCCCAAAAACCAACTAA